In Ruania alkalisoli, the DNA window CACCCGGGAGTAGGTGGCGTGCACGTAGTCGCCGTCCCGCCGGTAGGAGGAGTCGGTGAACACCGGGTCCGCCGTGCCGCGCATCGAGAGCACCGGCACTGTGATTGCCTTGTTCACCGCAGCCCGGTACCGCTGGCCGTCCACGCGGGGGGTGGACCGCAACGACCAGCGCAACTGCTCCATCGCGCTGTGCGCGACGAACGGCAGCCGCACCGCCTGGGTGTACAGGTCCACGCCCTCCGGTTCCCACCCGGGAGCCCCCCAGGCCCGCAGAAGGTGAGCGACGCCGTCGGCGTGGGTGAAGGACCGCTCCGGGAACCACGGCACCTGGAACCGTGCCAGGGTGCGCAGCGTGCTCACGGGCGCCACCCGGACCGACGGGGTGTGCAAGGGAACCGGGTGCGGGGCGGCGAGCACCCCCACCGCACGCGTGACCGCCGGGGCCATGGCCGGCATCGACCACGCCACCTGGCCTCCGAGGCCGTGTCCGATCACGACGGCGGAGCTCGCCCCGAGTGAGCCGATCACCCCGCGTACGTCCGCCACCATCGAGGGCGTGTCGTGACCGGAGGGCGGCTTGTCGGAGCCCGCGTAGCCGCGCAGGTCCATCGCTGCCACCCGGTAGCCGGCCTCTGCGAGCGCGGGGATCTGTGCCCGCCAGGCCCACCAGAACTGTGGGAAGGCGTGCAGCAGCACCACCAGCGGTGCCTGCCCATCGTCGGGCCCGGCCAGCGCCACATGGAAGCGACCGCCGTTGGCGGCGACCATCCGGTGGGTCCACGGGCCGGGTTGCTGCACAAGCGCGGGGTCGGGTGTCACGAGAGGCGAGGCTACCCGCGCGGCGCAGCAGAGCGAATCATCCGGGAGGTGGAGAGAAGAAATCCCTCGTCGATCTGGCGGTTGAGTTCGAACTGTCAACCACCAGATCGACGAGGGATTTCCACAACCACGGAATCGCACGTCGAATTGGCGGTTGAGGCACAGCCAAATCGACGAGGGATTTCGGGTCAGTCCTGTGCGGAGGAGCCCTTCATACCGCTGCTGATCAGATCCATGACGGAGCTGTCGGCCAGCGTGGTCACGTCCCCCACCTGCCGGTTCTCGGCCACGTCGCGCAGCAACCGCCGCATGATCTTGCCCGAGCGGGTCTTCGGCAGCTCCGCCACGACGAGGATCGAACGAGGTTTGGCGATCGGGCCGATCTCGGAAGCCACGTGGTTGCGCAGCGCCGCCACCACGTCCGCACCCTCGCCCACCTCGTCGGTCTTCTCCTTCGCGTCCCCGCGCAGGATCACGAAGGCCACCACCGCCTGACCGGTGGTGTCATCGCTGGCGCCCACCACGGCCGCCTCGGCCACCCACTCGTGGGAGACCAGGGCTGACTCGATCTCGGTGGTGGAGAGGCGGTGCCCGGAGATGTTCATCACGTCATCCACCCGGCCGAGCAGCCAGATGTCGCCGTCGGCGTCGTACTTGGCGCCGTCGCCGGCGAAGTAGGTGCCGGGGAAACGGGACCAGTAGGTGTCGGAGAACCGCTGCTCGTCGCCCCAGATGCCGCGCAGCATCGACGGCCACGGCTGGTCCAGCACCAGGTATCCACCGCCACCGGGGCCGACGGCCTCACCGGCGTCATCCCAGATGCTCACCGAGACGCCCGGCAGCGGCACCTGCGCCGAGCCTGGCTTGGTCGCAGTCACGCCCGGCAGCGGGGAAATCATGATCGCGCCGGTCTCGGTCTGCCACCAGGTGTCCACGATCGGGGCCTTGTCGCCACCGATCACGCGGCGATACCACATCCACGCCTCGGGGTTGATCGGCTCGCCCACGCTGCCCAGCAGGCGCAGCGAGGAGAGGTCGAACTTCGCCGGAACGTCGTCGCCCCACTTCATGCAGGTGCGGATCGCCGTCGGGGCCGTGTAGAGGATCGTGACGCCGTACTTCTCGACGATCTCCCACCAGCGGCCCTGGTGCGGGGTGTCCGGAGTGCCCTCGTACAGCACCTGCGTGGCGCCGTTGATGAGCGGCCCATAGGTGATGTAGGAGTGGCCGGTGACCCAGCCGACGTCGGCGGTGCACCAATAGACGTCAGTCTCCGGCTTGAGGTCGAACACGTTCCAGTGCGTGTAGGCAGCCTGGGTGAGGTAGCCGCCGGTGGTGTGCAGGATGCCCTTGGGCTTGCCGGTGGTGCCCGAGGTGTACAGGATGAACAGCGGGTGCTCGGCCTCGACGGCCACCGGCGCGTGCTCCGCGGACGCCTCGCCGAGGGCGTCGTGCCACCACACGTCCCGGCCCTCGGTCCAGGCCACGTCCTGCTCGGTGCGACGCACCACGAGCACGTGTTTGACGTTCGTCTCACCCTTGGCCAGGGCGTCGTCCACGGCCGGCTTGAGCGCGCTCGGCTTGCCGCGTCGGTACCCGCCGTCGGCGGTGATCACGGCGGTGGCGTCGGCGTCGATGATGCGTGAGTACAGCGCCTCGGCGGAGAAACCGCCGAATACTACCGAGTGGGCGGCACCGATACGCGCGCATGCCAGCATCGCGATCACGGCTTCGGGGATCATCGGCAGGTAGATAGCAACTCTGTCACCTGTCGCCACGCCCAGGGATTCC includes these proteins:
- a CDS encoding alpha/beta fold hydrolase, whose protein sequence is MTPDPALVQQPGPWTHRMVAANGGRFHVALAGPDDGQAPLVVLLHAFPQFWWAWRAQIPALAEAGYRVAAMDLRGYAGSDKPPSGHDTPSMVADVRGVIGSLGASSAVVIGHGLGGQVAWSMPAMAPAVTRAVGVLAAPHPVPLHTPSVRVAPVSTLRTLARFQVPWFPERSFTHADGVAHLLRAWGAPGWEPEGVDLYTQAVRLPFVAHSAMEQLRWSLRSTPRVDGQRYRAAVNKAITVPVLSMRGTADPVFTDSSYRRDGDYVHATYSRVSVAGAGHWLPEEAPEQVSELLIEWLGGLE
- the acs gene encoding acetate--CoA ligase, producing the protein MTDHNPALENLLTETRAFAPSEEFAAAANAKGDLYAHAEADRLEFWAEQARRHLTWDTPFTEVLDFSGAPTARWFADGRLNAAYNAVDRHVEAGNGDRTAILFEGEPGDTRTLTYADLQREVSKAANALESLGVATGDRVAIYLPMIPEAVIAMLACARIGAAHSVVFGGFSAEALYSRIIDADATAVITADGGYRRGKPSALKPAVDDALAKGETNVKHVLVVRRTEQDVAWTEGRDVWWHDALGEASAEHAPVAVEAEHPLFILYTSGTTGKPKGILHTTGGYLTQAAYTHWNVFDLKPETDVYWCTADVGWVTGHSYITYGPLINGATQVLYEGTPDTPHQGRWWEIVEKYGVTILYTAPTAIRTCMKWGDDVPAKFDLSSLRLLGSVGEPINPEAWMWYRRVIGGDKAPIVDTWWQTETGAIMISPLPGVTATKPGSAQVPLPGVSVSIWDDAGEAVGPGGGGYLVLDQPWPSMLRGIWGDEQRFSDTYWSRFPGTYFAGDGAKYDADGDIWLLGRVDDVMNISGHRLSTTEIESALVSHEWVAEAAVVGASDDTTGQAVVAFVILRGDAKEKTDEVGEGADVVAALRNHVASEIGPIAKPRSILVVAELPKTRSGKIMRRLLRDVAENRQVGDVTTLADSSVMDLISSGMKGSSAQD